The Kordia sp. SMS9 genome window below encodes:
- a CDS encoding helix-turn-helix domain-containing protein, with product MNIQSKFNEYSTLKTRLIMIYRLFCVFLFVNLGYSQVNEKLPLDSLNKKSYNELMHNIYVFLSKNDTLNISAYSDAYLKKAKFEKDSMRIAEAYHYKAASTQIDELILKYLDTSLIYSEKNEGFIVPASTYLTKSVIYSRKLNYKKALNYFLLAHNASKRNNNDYYACLAKYNIGVIKSRIGLHKEALEYAKESWDYQKTKTINSQYLSTLSLLSSEYSSVGNLEVATELNKKGIRESKEVNDVELYGMFVLLEGINLYRKKNYDAAIDSITKSLPTHITYKDMVYEAAAYLYLGKSYYNKRKYKKSLYNFKKVDSIFSITDGDGLLPKCREAYNVLIKDSKQKNDLNLQLYYTNQLLKFDNYLQNNYQYISSTIYKEHETPILIAEKEEVISKLKNNNNVYLYFLVLLILLTIIILVILIVNYRNKKKYKKKFELLMKSNIEKKEDKKLNKDKNSIDLDENIVNDILNKLELFEKKKSFLKKKISLNTLSKEFKVNSKYISKVINAYKEKTISQYVNSLRLEYCIDRLKKDKKFRKYTLDYIASESGFSTRRAFNIAFFKQTGISPSFFMKNLKN from the coding sequence ATGAATATTCAAAGTAAATTCAATGAATATTCAACCTTAAAAACAAGATTAATAATGATTTACAGGCTTTTCTGTGTTTTTCTTTTTGTAAACTTGGGCTATAGTCAAGTAAATGAAAAGTTGCCTTTAGATTCCCTAAATAAGAAAAGCTATAATGAGCTAATGCATAATATTTATGTATTTCTTTCAAAAAACGATACACTTAATATAAGTGCCTACTCTGACGCTTATTTAAAAAAAGCGAAATTTGAAAAAGATTCTATGCGAATAGCTGAAGCCTATCACTATAAAGCAGCTTCTACGCAGATAGATGAATTAATTCTTAAATATTTAGACACCTCACTTATTTATTCTGAAAAAAATGAGGGATTTATTGTTCCTGCAAGTACTTATTTAACAAAGTCTGTGATTTATTCACGAAAATTAAATTACAAAAAAGCATTAAATTATTTTTTATTAGCTCATAATGCATCCAAAAGAAATAATAATGATTATTATGCATGCTTGGCTAAGTACAACATAGGAGTCATAAAAAGTAGAATAGGTTTACATAAAGAAGCTTTAGAGTACGCCAAGGAGTCTTGGGATTATCAAAAAACAAAGACAATTAATAGTCAATACTTATCTACACTTTCATTGTTATCAAGTGAATACTCTAGCGTAGGAAATTTAGAAGTTGCAACTGAATTAAATAAAAAAGGTATTAGAGAATCTAAAGAGGTAAATGATGTTGAACTCTACGGCATGTTTGTTTTACTTGAGGGAATAAACCTATACCGAAAAAAAAATTATGATGCTGCAATTGACAGTATAACCAAATCTTTACCTACACACATTACTTACAAAGATATGGTATATGAAGCCGCTGCTTATTTATACTTAGGTAAGTCCTATTACAATAAGAGAAAATATAAAAAATCATTATATAATTTCAAAAAAGTAGATTCTATTTTTTCAATTACAGATGGAGATGGTTTATTACCAAAATGTAGGGAAGCATACAATGTTTTGATTAAAGATTCAAAACAAAAGAATGATTTAAATTTGCAATTATATTACACAAATCAATTATTAAAATTTGACAACTATCTTCAAAATAATTATCAATATATAAGTAGTACTATTTATAAAGAACATGAAACACCAATATTAATAGCAGAAAAAGAAGAAGTTATAAGTAAACTTAAAAATAACAATAATGTATATTTATATTTCCTAGTATTATTGATATTGCTTACAATAATCATTTTAGTTATTTTAATAGTTAACTACAGAAATAAGAAAAAATATAAAAAGAAATTTGAATTATTAATGAAATCTAATATTGAGAAAAAAGAAGATAAAAAACTCAATAAAGATAAAAACTCTATTGACTTAGATGAAAATATTGTTAATGATATTTTAAATAAACTAGAACTTTTTGAAAAAAAGAAATCTTTTCTCAAAAAGAAAATATCTTTAAATACATTATCAAAAGAATTTAAAGTAAACTCAAAATATATATCTAAAGTTATAAATGCTTATAAAGAAAAAACTATATCTCAATATGTCAATTCGTTAAGGCTTGAATATTGTATTGATCGCCTTAAAAAAGATAAAAAATTTAGAAAGTATACATTAGATTATATAGCTAGTGAATCAGGTTTTAGCACTAGAAGAGCATTCAATATAGCTTTTTTCAAACAAACAGGTATAAGCCCCTCTTTTTTTATGAAAAACCTAAAAAATTAA
- a CDS encoding AraC family transcriptional regulator: MKSIYHIFILVIICTVNISTSYGSENRRASKSLQNLSVPKKEIQVDSLAVLQQQEKMIATLLEKQEAFEGKYFVFIGIVLFLIILFGILCFWNKRGNTRLEKIVSLLEKYQKTEHHSNEITKDKKLDIDPVIVHTILENLKAFENEKGFLNTKITLHAFSKKLRTNTKYLSKVINTHKLKSFRNYINDLRVQYSIEELQNNTNYRNYTVHAMAKEAGFSNRDSFSKAFQKRTGKTVSNFLKNIS, from the coding sequence ATGAAATCCATATATCACATATTTATATTAGTAATCATCTGCACAGTAAATATAAGTACGAGCTACGGAAGTGAAAACAGGAGAGCATCTAAGAGTCTCCAAAATTTATCCGTTCCTAAAAAGGAAATACAAGTAGATAGTTTAGCCGTATTGCAGCAACAAGAAAAAATGATTGCAACCTTGCTGGAGAAACAAGAAGCGTTTGAAGGTAAGTATTTTGTCTTCATTGGTATTGTGTTGTTTTTAATAATACTTTTTGGAATACTATGTTTCTGGAATAAACGCGGCAATACACGACTGGAAAAGATTGTGTCTCTATTAGAAAAATATCAAAAAACTGAACATCATTCAAATGAAATTACGAAAGACAAAAAACTTGATATTGATCCCGTAATTGTACATACAATTCTCGAAAATTTAAAAGCTTTTGAAAACGAAAAAGGATTTTTAAATACTAAAATTACACTACATGCTTTTTCAAAAAAACTACGGACAAACACCAAATACTTATCGAAAGTAATCAATACCCACAAACTAAAATCATTTCGAAATTACATCAACGATTTGCGCGTACAATATAGCATTGAAGAATTACAAAACAACACAAATTATAGAAACTACACCGTACATGCCATGGCGAAAGAAGCAGGTTTTAGTAACCGAGATTCATTCTCAAAAGCATTCCAAAAGAGAACAGGAAAAACGGTTTCAAATTTTTTAAAAAATATATCATAA
- a CDS encoding S8 family serine peptidase, with protein MKFKIVQIFILGLILTGCKIQFPVKIMPNMEIKKNQLTEQELQSWYFKDIKKDTVIGASIDRAHIELLKNKKGDTVIVALLDNRIDRWHEDIEKFIWKNENEIPNNKIDDDNNGYVDDIHGWNFLGNTKGENVDRATFEATRIVRKYKKKFQSKELADIPNSLKKEFVLYKKAEKIYEDFINLAKERIASLELLDKRKKEVYKYLSEIYNDSLLSDKNIAKLSSKDSVINLKITNYRYYLKYSDWIFKTRKELDKYLNIYLSLNYEERSVIGDDIDDIEDTHYGNGNINASKSSTHNHAIKVAGILGANRENNIGVKGISNALKIMPICVSPTGDEQDKDITLGIKYAVDNGAKIIIMTFTKPLVQHEDWLVDAFKYAANNDILVVLSAGNSSTNSDVEKTFPNDYFLDKKEYVTNVIVVGGITNSLNEKLVADFSNYGKKSVDIFAPSEKIYTTKRNNSYGYESGTSVSAPIVAGIATLIRSYYPNLTATEVKQIIMESGVSLDIMVNRPSTSEEKELVPFSSLSKSGKIVNAYNALLMAEEVSKKKKRKK; from the coding sequence ATGAAATTCAAAATAGTACAAATATTTATATTAGGCTTAATTTTAACAGGGTGTAAAATACAATTCCCTGTTAAAATTATGCCTAATATGGAAATAAAAAAAAATCAATTAACTGAGCAAGAATTGCAAAGTTGGTATTTTAAAGACATTAAAAAAGATACTGTAATAGGTGCAAGTATTGACAGGGCTCATATAGAACTTTTAAAAAATAAAAAAGGAGATACAGTTATTGTAGCCTTATTAGATAATAGAATAGATCGTTGGCACGAAGACATTGAAAAGTTTATATGGAAAAATGAAAATGAAATCCCAAATAATAAAATTGATGATGACAATAATGGTTATGTAGATGACATTCATGGATGGAATTTCTTGGGTAATACAAAAGGTGAAAATGTCGATAGAGCTACTTTTGAAGCTACTAGGATTGTACGTAAATATAAAAAAAAATTTCAGTCAAAAGAACTTGCAGATATACCAAATAGTTTAAAAAAAGAGTTTGTTCTTTACAAGAAAGCTGAAAAGATATATGAAGATTTCATAAATCTCGCAAAGGAAAGAATAGCTTCTCTTGAATTACTTGATAAAAGAAAAAAAGAGGTTTATAAATATCTTTCTGAGATATATAATGATTCTCTACTATCAGATAAGAATATAGCTAAATTAAGTTCTAAAGATAGTGTTATAAATCTTAAGATTACAAATTATCGTTATTATCTAAAGTACTCGGATTGGATTTTTAAAACTCGTAAAGAATTAGATAAATATCTTAATATTTATTTAAGCTTAAACTATGAAGAACGTTCTGTTATAGGAGATGATATCGATGATATTGAAGACACTCATTATGGAAATGGAAATATTAATGCTAGTAAATCATCTACTCACAACCACGCAATAAAGGTAGCAGGGATATTAGGTGCAAATAGAGAAAATAATATTGGGGTAAAGGGAATTTCGAATGCTTTAAAAATAATGCCTATATGTGTTTCTCCAACAGGAGACGAGCAAGATAAAGATATTACTTTAGGAATTAAATATGCAGTTGATAACGGTGCAAAAATAATCATCATGACATTTACAAAGCCTTTGGTTCAACATGAAGATTGGTTAGTTGACGCTTTTAAATATGCAGCAAATAATGATATATTGGTGGTTCTGTCAGCAGGAAATTCATCTACTAATTCAGATGTTGAAAAAACATTTCCTAATGATTATTTTCTCGATAAAAAAGAATATGTTACTAATGTAATAGTTGTCGGCGGTATTACAAATTCGTTAAATGAAAAACTAGTCGCTGATTTTTCAAATTATGGAAAGAAAAGCGTGGATATTTTTGCTCCATCTGAGAAGATATATACCACAAAAAGAAATAATTCATACGGTTATGAAAGCGGAACTTCAGTCTCTGCACCAATTGTTGCGGGCATTGCCACATTAATTCGCTCCTACTACCCAAACCTAACCGCTACCGAAGTCAAACAAATCATCATGGAATCGGGAGTTTCTTTGGATATTATGGTCAACAGACCGTCTACAAGTGAAGAAAAAGAGTTAGTCCCTTTCAGCTCCCTATCCAAATCCGGCAAAATAGTCAACGCCTATAACGCACTGCTTATGGCAGAAGAAGTATCTAAAAAGAAGAAGCGAAAAAAGTAA